One Labeo rohita strain BAU-BD-2019 chromosome 12, IGBB_LRoh.1.0, whole genome shotgun sequence genomic region harbors:
- the LOC127173676 gene encoding dual specificity protein phosphatase 13-like has protein sequence MARKYSRKEYLSVKDLEKVLDSCKLNLHQIDEVWPNLYIGNVGIAQNRSALQNLGITHILNAAHSKRGSIGDQSYYGTSFVYCGIPADDSTHFDLDVYFKPAADFIHKALNSPGGKVLVHCIMGMSRSSSLVLAYLMIYHDMPLHTAIRRVIQKRAIYPNRNFLALLLDLDLQRKKKHRRCVLL, from the exons ATGGCCCGTAAATATAGCAGGAAAGAGTATCTGTCAGTCAAGGACCTGGAGAAAGTTTTGGACTCGTGTAAGTTAAACTTACACCAAATCGATGAGGTCTGGCCAAACCTGTACATCGGGAACGT AGGAATAGCACAGAACCGAAGTGCCCTGCAGAACCTCGGCATCACTCACATTCTGAACGCCGCTCACTCCAAGAGAGGAAGCATCGGGGACCAAAGCTACTACGGCACTAGTTTTGTGTACTGCGGGATCCCCGCTGACGACTCCACACACTTCGATTTGGATGTTTACTTCAAACCGGCAGCAGATTTCATTCATAAAGCTCTCAACTCTCCTGGTG GAAAAGTTTTGGTGCACTGCATCATGGGAATGAGCCGCTCCTCGTCACTGGTACTGGCCTACCTGATGATCTATCACGACATGCCTCTGCACACGGCCATACGGCGCGTCATCCAGAAACGAGCCATCTATCCCAACAGGAACTTCCTGGCTCTGCTGCTGGACCTGGACTTGCAGAGGAAAAAGAAACACAGACGATGTGTTCTGCTGTGA
- the LOC127173674 gene encoding dual specificity phosphatase 29-like → MPRNGSRLMADGGNGRYETPSASELQRLLWVKPGTSGHLDEVRPGIYIGDMYAAKDKHLLQSLNITYVLNAAHGKFNINTGASYYRDTKITYHGVEAFDMPSFDLSPFFYSAAKFIKTAMSTPGGKVLVHCAMGLSRSSSLVLAYLMIHEGMTLVDAIKAVAQHRNICPNSGFMEQLRELDKKLHCQSTAF, encoded by the exons ATGCCCCGTAACGGCAGCCGCCTGATGGCTGACGGTGGGAACGGCCGATACGAGACTCCTTCAGCCTCTGAGCTCCAGAGACTCTTGTGGGTCAAACCCGGAACCAGCGGGCATCTGGATGAGGTCAGGCCTGGAATATACATCGGAGACAT GTATGCAGCAAAGGACAAGCACTTGCTACAGTCCTTGAACATCACATACGTGTTGAACGCAGCTCATGGGAAGTTTAACATCAACACTGGAGCCAGTTACTACAGAGACACTAAAATCACGTATCACGGCGTGGAGGCCTTTGACATGCCCTCCTTTGACTTGAGCCCCTTCTTTTACTCTGCTGCCAAGTTTATTAAGACTGCCATGAGCACCCCTGGAG GTAAGGTGCTTGTGCACTGTGCAATGGGTCTGAGTCGCTCATCGTCGCTGGTTTTAGCGTATCTGATGATTCATGAGGGGATGACGCTGGTTGACGCCATTAAAGCCGTCGCACAACACAGGAATATCTGCCCAAACTCTGGCTTTATGGAGCAGCTGAGAGAACTAGACAAAAAATTGCACTGCCAGAGCACTGCCTTCTAA